The Salvelinus namaycush isolate Seneca chromosome 16, SaNama_1.0, whole genome shotgun sequence genome has a segment encoding these proteins:
- the LOC120061627 gene encoding collagen alpha-3(IX) chain-like, whose product MAAETIISKDPVHEEQSGHQDPRDPMERMALMAKMARLDFQEKLDPRGKQGEQEDQGTQACLASLGWTATLDLPGQVDLLAEGDQELQGHLEPMGLRAESGHRDQRALRVFQDYPGLPALMDHQVFLGLSLMAVEICCVLPSVLLAPLALQECLDSRWGHTGHKGDKGELGKDGEKGNAGPPGPPGIPGTVGLQGPRGLRGLPGPMGAVGDRGLPGFRGKPGTAGIIGKTGDAGEKGPEGFRGPKGEIGKIGPKGVSGGAGPKGEPGIPGRDGKDGTQGLDGEKGDTGRNGVPGEKGPNGLPGDPGEMGEAGPSGEPGIPGDIGIPGERGEAGPRGVAGGVGPVGNIGVQGSKGFQGIKGALGDPGLPGPTGIRGGFGERGPVGASGPKGDMGMAGADGLPGENGEPGPFGPVGQKGESGKRGELGPKGVVGPQGELGARGVPGKPGLMGFQGEQGLPGIAGKIGVPGKLASEQHIRELCGSMIDDQIAQLAANLRRPLSPGQVGRPGAAGLPGKVGETGSIGHPGSRGPPGYRGLPGDLGDSGPRGDLGEQGDKGPIGKAIEGPIGDQGYQGIPGVLGIVKDGRDGSPGDPGEPGEAGRTGRTGHSGSPGICDTTACQGANVHGKTSNPKNH is encoded by the exons aTGGCGGCGgaaaccatcatatcgaa AGACCCGGTCCACGAGGAGCAGTCGGGCCACCAGGACCCCCGGGACCCGATGGAAAGGATGGCACTGAT GGCAAAGATGGCCCGGCTGGACTTTCAGGAAAAGCT GGACCCAAGGGGAAAGCAGGGGGAGCAGGAGGACCAGGGAACCCAGGCCTGCCTGGCCTCCCTGGGGTGGAC GGCGACGCTGGACCTTCCGGGCCAGGTGGACCTCCT GGCAGAGGGAGACCAGGAGCTCCA GGGCCACCTGGAGCCAATGGGCTTGAGGGCGGAATCGGGCCACAGGGACCAGCG ggccCTGAGGGTCTTCCAGGATTATCCGGGCCTCCCGGCCCTGATGGACCACCA GGTCTTCCTGGGGCTCTCCCTGATGGCAGTGGAGATCTGTTG TGTCCTGCCATCTGTCCTCCTGGCCCCGCTGGCCCTCCAGGAATGCCTGGATTCAAGGTGG GGTCACACAGGGCACAAAGGAGATAAGGGAGAGCtcgggaaagatggagagaag GGTAATGCTGGCCCACCTGGTCCTCCAGGGATTCCCGGCACTGTCGGCCTGCAG GGTCCTCGTGGTTTGAGGGGACTTCCGGGCCCAATGGGGGCAGTAGGAGACAGG GGTTTACCAGGTTTCCGAGGCAAACCTGGTACTGCTGGCATCATCGGCAAGACA GGTGATGCTGGAGAGAAAGGACCAGAGGGATTTAGAGGGCCAAAGGGAGAGATT GGCAAAATTGGTCCAAAGGGAGTTTCTGGCGGAGCAGGACCCAAAGGGGAGCCC GGCATCCCCGGCAGAGACGGGAAAGATGGCACCCAGGGACTGGATGGCGAGAAG GGCGACACTGGACGGAATGGGGTACCCGGTGAGAAAGGACCCAACGGCCTTCCT GGTGACccaggagagatgggagaggcagggccaTCTGGAGAGCCAGGTATTCCT GGCGACATTGGTATCCCAGGAGAGAGGGGCGAGGCGGGACCCAGAGGAGTGGCT GGGGGCGTCGGACCAGTGGGCAACATCGGGGTTCAGGGCAGCAAAGGCTTCCAG GGAATAAAGGGGGCTCTTGGTGACCCTGGCCTTCCCGGACCAACCGGGATTCGCGGCGGATTTGGTGAGAGG GGTCCAGTCGGAGCATCAGGCCCTAAAGGAGACATG GGCATGGCAGGAGCTGATGGTTTGCCCGGGGAGAATGGAGAACCT GGTCCATTTGGTCCAGTTGGCCAAAAAGGAGAG TCTGGGAAGCGTGGCGAGCTGGGACCTAAAGGTGTGGTGGGACCACAGGGAGAGCTCGGAGCCAGAGGGGTTCCTGGGAAACCAGGCCTAATGGGCTTCCAGGGTGAACAGGGTCTGCCTGGAATCGCTGGCAAGATTGGTGTTCCC GGTAAACTGGCAAGCGAACAGCACATTAGAGAATTGTGTGGATCTATGATTGATG ATCAGATTGCACAGCTGGCTGCCAACCTCAGAAGGCCCCTGTCCCCTGGCCAAGTGGGTCGCCCCGGTGCTGCCGGACTTCCAGGGAAAGTAGGAGAGACTGGGTCTATTGGTCACCCCGGCTCCCGTGGACCTCCTGGCTACAGAGGGCTGCCTGGAGACCTGGGAGACTCCGGTCCCAGAG GTGATCTTGGTGAACAGGGTGACAAGGGACCCATCGGAAAGGCCATCGAAGGGCCCATTGGAGACCAAGGATACCAAG GTATCCCAGGAGTGCTTGGAATCGTCAAAGACGGGCGTGACGGATCCCCTGGAGATCCAGGTGAGCCCGGAGAGGCAGGTAGGACAGGAAGGACTGGGCACTCGGGCTCCCCAGGAATCTGTGACACAACCGCCTGCCAGGGGGCAAATGTCCATGGGAAAACCTCTAATCCCAAGAACCATTAA